The following is a genomic window from Methylomarinum vadi.
CAATCATTGTAGTTGCAATCATCAGTATTGTTGCCGTGTTCGCAATTCCGGCATATCAAAATACTGTCGAACGTAACAGATTAAAACAGGCGGTGGAATCGTTTAAATCGGATTTACAACTGGCTCGCACCAAAGCAATCAAACGCAGCCAGAATATTTTGATTACTCGCACAGCAGGTAATGCTGGCGCATGGTGCTACGGCCTAACGGCGAAAGCAGCTTGTGATTGCACGCAGACGAACGCGAGCGCGGCTGATTTTTGTGAAATAAAACGCGTTTCTGGTAACGATTTCGATTCCACCAACCTGATTTCAGCTTCGGGTAATAGCAGTTTTGATTTCCGGCGCGGAACAATTGGGGCGAATGGCGTCAGCTTCAGCACGGATAACTACACGGCCAGGGTGGTTTTCAGCTCTGTGGGCAGAGTAAGAATATGTACACCCGCCGGAACTACCGGCTTACCTACTTATCCAGGTTGTTAATTTAGGGCGAGGATTCTATATGAACAAAAACTCCGGTTTAACCCTAATTGAAATTTTGATCGCTCTAGTGTTGGGTTTGTTAGTGATTGGTACGACGATTACCCTTTATATCATGACCGTCAAAAGCAGTAATGACACCCTACAATCCACTCGTCTGAATCATGACCTGGATTCCGTGTTGAGTCTAATGATGAACGATATTAAACGGGCCGGATATTGGGGAAATGCAGTGATTAATGCAGACAGCAGGAATAATCCCTTCACTGTCAATCCAACAACCGACATTCAAATCCGTAACCTGGCAGCTCCTACTACAGTTGCCGACCCGGGAAACTGCATACTCTACAGTTATGACGCAAACGACGACGGAGTGGTTGATAATAACGAGCATTACGGTTTCAGACTAAGCAACAACAGTATTGACATTCGCAAATCAGGAGTCACAAACGACAATTGCAATGATGCTGGCAATGATGATTGGGAAGAGATTGTCGTAGGAGATGAATTGAATATAACCAATCTTCAGTTCAGTATGTTGCCGCTCGGCGCTCTGAATGCCACGACCCGGTGTATGAACTTTTCTCCCGATCCCTCGACCTCATTTAATACGACCTGTGACGTTGCTGATAACACCGCCGGAAATATTAACTCCGGAGATACTGTCGTTGAAAAGCGGATTGTCAATATTAGTGTAACAGGCACTCTGGACAATGATGCGGCCGTGACAAAAACTCTTACCGGTACAGTGCAAGTTCGCAATGAACGAATATTTACCCAGCCGTAAGAGAGAGGAATATCGATGAAGTCAATCAAAAAAAGATTAAACAAACAACATGGTGCGGCTGCTTTATTAACTTCAGTGGTGCTATTGATCTGTATCACCCTTGTTATTCTGCTTACGGCTAAAACTGTTTTGGTGGAAACCCAGATCACATCCGACAATTACCGAACCAGTCAGGCTGCATCTGCGGCGAGTGCGGCCATGAACCATGGAATCGCCTATTTCATGGAGGATGGATTGGATCATGATGGCGATGACGCCGTCGATTTCACTATTGGCTCGCGGTTTAATCTCACCCTCAATTCCGGTGGACAACAAACCACAGCCCAATTTTATTACGACAATAATCCGGGAAACGCATGCGATTGCCCACCACCCGGTTGCATGGCTACAACGAACATGACCGAAGCGATGATCATTGCACGGGGATGGAGCGATGATGGAGTCGCCACCAGGACAATATCGCAGTGCTTAACAACCTTCGATATTTTTGACGGAGGCGAAGGCCCTAAGCAACCCTTTGTGAGCCGCCAATCGGTCGGCGTTGCCGGTAATGCCAGAATTATCAACCGCTACACTAACAGTAGTGTTTGGTCGGGCGGCAGTATCGGCATACTCGGTGCTTCATTCGGTACTTATTTACGACCATCCAATACTCTACGCACTGATTATACCAAGGCTGAGCTTGACGATGAGGACGAAACAGTCAACACCCAACGGGTATCGGACAGAGACTCTGGCGTTGGCATCGACGTGATTACCAATGATCCCACGCTGGGTAATAAAACGCCCGATCAATTGTTCGATATGTTCTTTACAACCACCAAGACCAAAATCATGAATCTGGCTGATAGCGTTGACCAAAAATTCGCTGTCGGTGTAGATCTTGATGCTGTCACTCCAGCCGTCTCAGGGGTCGTCTGGGTGGGCGATAACAGTGCCACGCCATCCACGACAGATACCACCATTAGTACCGGCGATGTCATTGGTTCACCCGATAAGCCGGTGATATTGATCATTAATGGGGACTTAAAAATGACCGGGGGTACCGTCCATGGCGTCATCTATGTGATGGGGGAGCTAACTGTTACAGGTAACCCAATTATGAAGGGTTCCTTGATTAGTGAGAGCGGTAACAGTAGTGGAACAGGAACATTGAACTTGGTTTACGTACCTTATGGCGAAGAGGGCGATCCCAACCCTGCTTTTATTAAAGGAACGGGGGCGGTTGTGAGCGGCTCCTGGACGGATTGGTGATTTATAAAATAAAAGGTGTTTGCGATGCACAAATTGAGTAACAGAAGTCATAGGGGTATCGGCCTCATTGAAGTGCTGATCACTACTGTCGTGATCGCGGTCGGCTTATTGGCGGTCGCTTCCTTACAAAGCGGCTTAACCAGCGAAAGCGGTCTGAATAAGACGCGTTCGGAAGCAAAAACTTTATGCGATAACAGGATAGAGCAACTCCGGGATGCGTTAAGTGAGGCGGGGTATAATGCCATAGCCAGCTCGACCGCAGATGAAACAATCACCGGTACCAATGAGGTATTTACCCGCAGCTGGTCCGTCGATGATTTACCGGACGCCGGAGCAACCGATCCTGCCGATCAGGTTGGCCCCGAGCGCAAGCGCATCAGCGTTACTTGTAGCTGGGGCGCCGGCGGTGCGAATGAACGAGTCGTAGTGCAAAGCGTTATCAGCTACGAAGATTTGGGCGCCGCCGCACTAGCCGCTATTACCTCCGGGCTGGGCGGATTAAATATCAACGACCCAAGCACGAACGCCAACTCTTCCGATGAAATCATTGATGCAACGGATGTTCCCATTCCCGAGGATGCGGTAGCCGGCGACAATGGCCTTTACAGCCTTCCCGGACTCGAAGAGGGCCAATACGTCAAGGACAACGGTGATGGAACTGGAACAATAGTTTATTTATGTAGTAGCTTAATTCCCTTTGAAAACGGGTTGTATACCCGTCGGGTACACTATAAACCGGCAACCACCGATTTCAAGGAAGCGATCGAATTATTCGAAGATAATGAAGATGCTTTCGGCAGTTGCACCCGCCGCATTCGTTTTAACGGCGGCATTATTTTACCGATCAAGGGAGTCGTGTATTCTAGGGCGACCACGGGAAATGGAGCTAACGTTACTTTGCTGGAATTGAGGGACGCCTCCAATACGCAGCTTTTCACCTTTAATGCGACGGAAAGCGGCAGTTATTGCGTGTTTAACCCCGAAGAAAGTAGCACTAGTGCTCCCTATATTTGCTATGTGGGCGGAAACTGCGTCAATGGACCTGTAGGAACCACGGCAACTACGGATGGAATCAACTTTTCCAACGCAGGTGTCGGCGATAATACAGTAGTGACTCAATGTCCGGCGCCGGTTGCCAACCCATCTCCAACACCGCCTTATCCAACTGGAGTCTATCAGGAAGTTGGGCCTGGCGGTTGGCGTGGCAAAGTGGGATTGTTAGGTATTCCGGAAAGTAGTAAGAATGTATGCTTTGCAGAAGAATTAATCGAGATTCAGCAACAGCAAGCCGACCAACATACGTTAGATACAGCCAGGAACTATTTCACCCGCAGAGTCAACAACGGGGTCGAAAGCAACGAAGGTATCAACCGACCTTATAACTGTCATGACATGGTCATTATCAATGGCCAATCTACTACCGTTCAGGTCCATGACGAATGTATTCAGGAATCAGCAAGCATCGTTGGTTTGGCTTTGGCATCAAAAAATATTCAGCGCAATTTGACTGGATCTACGATAAACAGCGTTATCTTAACGCCGGATATTACCTTTTGCACGAATGATACACCTACCGAATACACGATTGCGGGAACTGTCACCAATGCCGCCAGTGTTCCGGTTATCACTATCAATGATGGTTCCAACAGCGCTAATTGTACGGCCACCATTTCCAGTTATTCTTGTACGATCAGCACAACTGCCAATGCGGTCACAATCACCGGCACAGACAGCAATGGAACAAGCAGTTGTTTTATGACTCCACCGGACTCACCAGCATGTGAACTCAAATTCACTCAAATCGAGGGCCAAAGAACCATAACAGCAGCGATCATAAAAACTGGCAACGGCACTTTATCCAACATTACTGTTAGCGGTACCGATGCCACCTGTGTCGGAACCGAATGTACGGTGGCCAACGACTGGACTGGAACATTGACGGCTACGGCGACCTGTAGCGGTACTCCAACATCGGTTAGCGCTACTAGCGCAACGATCGCTGCGGATGCCGTCACAACCAGTATCACGATGCCTGAATGTACCGATACAGTCGTCAATCGGACGATTAGCGGAAGCATTTCGATATCGAATCAGGTGGACAATTTGGAATCGATCAGCGTAAATCTCAATGGCAGCGTATGCGGTGGCTCGTTATCTAAATTATCCAACAGCACAGGAAGTTACAGCTGCACTGTTCCAGATGCCACTAATGTCACCATTGAGATCACCATATATCCGGTATGTAGTAACAAACAATACACGATTTACGCGAATACTCCTTCCGGACAATTTAGCTCTACTGGTGATGGCGTGTTGACTATTAATCTTGGAACCATTAGTAGCGACTTAGTTATCGATGGATCTGTTACCCGTTCTAACTTAAATTGTAATTAGACATATTAAATATGCATTTCAAACTCGATAAATGGGACTCCTTTCGTTCTACTCACTCGAAAATAGAACGGAAGGTGCTTCAAAACGGTAATCCTAACGATCATGGCGCTTGGGCGCCACCCCAGCCAATGAAAGTGTCAAACGCCTGATCGTTCCCTCTCCCCAGCCCTCTCCCAGAGGGCGAGGAGATTAAGGTACACTTCGCGACTTTCATCGTAAAAAGAACATTACTATTCAGTGTAATTTAGGTTAATCTAAAAAATCTGAAATGCTTTACAGTATTAAGCTCGGTAGCTTACCGCAAACAGCAAGAAAGGAGCTGAGTAATAAAGGCCCGTTGTTTTTCGGCAGGTTGACAAATAACTATGCTGACGACAGAAGATATCTGCGCCGTCTTGAGACCGAAAGCAGCCGGATATCTTCTGATAAGCTTTAGTCATGCTAAGAGCGTTTCCCCTGGTTATGGGTATAAGGCACAATATTGGTAATCATGAAACGCAATACGCCCCGTTCATAAAGATGCAGGCGTCCGATAAGTAATGCGCTTTGCTGTGTGCGCTTGCGCCGGACTTTTTTGACCGGGCCTAGGGGTTTCTTCTTTCGGTGCCGAGCATTCCAATTCGGCTTGTTTCAGTAAGGTACGGTATCGCGTCTTGTGATCCTCGGCCAAGGCTTCAGGCAAGCTCAAATTCGTATTTAATCAGCAAACCGAAGGTGAGGATCGTAAAACTTTCATATCCGGTTCGCATAAAAGATAACAACAAGGTTTCAGGACGGTATTCTTTCTAAACTTTATTCGGTCAAAAGTCTTTCTTGTATTACCCTGGCGCAACCCAGAAAATAAATACCTTTGATTTATCGTAACCCATTGAATTTTATGGAGCCAATGGCAGAGTCGAATGAATTTCTCAAGCCATTGAAATTATTACAAATAGAACCAACTAACCAATTAAATAATCACAAATTAAACTGTAATAATTAAAGGAAATCAGACGAGTATGAGGTAGAGTCCATTAATCTCCACCGCATCCTCCATCACAGCCTCCACCGCTATCACCATCGGACCAATCGCCAAAGCCGTCGGGAGAACCGCCGAAATCTCCACTAGAAAAATCACCACCGCAATAGGGAGTGGCACCTTGGCTGTCGTTTCGGACAGCCCGGCAATCCGGGACGTAAACAAAACCATCCGCGATATTGAGTCTTTTGTCGATGTCGAATAACAACGGCAATCTGCTGGGTTTGCGCGGGTCTATATTTTCCTCTCGGCAAGTTTGCCACCAGACACGCCGCAAACCGGTGTTGTTTTGCCTGTTTTTGCCTAGCACTATGGCTGGCGTGTGGTGTAGAAACCGTCCGAACGCTCTCTTGCAGAATGCATCATAGTGGCGAGTATACAGAATTAGCTCATGCCAAAGGTCGTCGACAACTTGCGAGGGCATCGATACAAATCGGCAACCGCCCTTCAAATAGGCCAGGAAAAATTGCCGTAACGCTCGGCCAACCAATTGACAGTCCTTCGGCGACAATTCCGGCCGGCGCTTTTGCAACTTGTCATATAAACCTGGCGGGAAAGTATAGGTGCGAATAAAGTCGACCCTGTACCGCATCCGTCGCCGGTGCACGACGACCACCAAAAATATCAATAATGTGACAACCACTCCTATAACAACGATGCTCATGAACTTTTCCGATTGAAAACATGGGTTATAACTATAGATCAAATGAATAAGCCATTAATCATCGGGCGACAGAGCTCAATTCAAAAGTAGAGTGATTTGCTGCTTTAATGTATAAGGAAAGCAGACCAAGATAATAAAAAGTCCGGCTCACTAAAAACGAGGAACATCATTATGGCAACCGATTTTAACAGATTGAAGTCAGTCATCAGACGTTGGACCTTAATTTTAGGAGTTAGCCAAATCACTGTCGGTTGCTTGATTGGGTTCATTCCTCCTGATGCCGTGTTATGGTTTCGCGGAATTGTAATGGCGCATATCGAATTTACCATCAATGGAATTCTGATGATCGTATTCGGTTTTTTGCTCAATGAGCTGCATCTAAACCATATTTCGCTTAAGGGGTGGTTTACGGCTTTACAAATCGGCACTTGGACAAATGGAATGGCAGGACTGATCGGCGCCTTTATTGGTGCTTCGACACCGCTCATGCCGACAATCAACGAAAAATTCCCTCCTCCTAATGGCACCGATAACACGATTGTGACAGGTTTTCTTATACTCTGTAGCGTGGCCATCGTGACAGCACTACTGCTCACGCTTTACGGCCTGATTCGATCTAGCACAATTGACGAGAATCAGAATGTCTAACAACGTTTTGGGAAGTATTCCACATCTTGGCGGATGTGTTTATCGATGGCGAAAGCCTGGCAGCGAGTTTGATCAGCAATGGGCTTGCCAGGGAATATCACGGCGGGAAGAGATTGGGGTGGTGTTCTAATTAGTTTTAAAACACCTAAGTTTGGTATTCGAAAGGTTCCAATTGAATACACTAATGATGTGACAGGTTTCTTATTATCAAAGTAGGAAGCAGTTAACATTCTCTATACTCAATTATTAATGCGATGCTCTCAGCAGTAGTTGAGTGATAAAGATGAAAGAATCAGCCTGGAAACGGCCAGCATGGATTACCGCGATAATAGGAGTTGTCAGTGCTTTCCTGACGATTGCTGATATTATTGGAAATTATATTTAACGAATTTTATTGCCTTAAAGATTTGATTCGATTCCACCAATACAGATTTGTTTCTGAATTCGGCCTTTGCCGTGATCTAAACAGTGCAATTTCTCCGCGCACTCTTGATAATATAAAGTCCTTAGCTATTATCCTTAGAATGATTAGGATGGAAAGTTGTGCGAGCGTTCAATGTATCAGGCTTATATTTCGCCGTCGTATTGCTGTTTTTGCTTTATCTGTTATGGATGATGATACAGCCATTTTTAGCGGCCATCATCTTTGCTTCAATCATTACGGGTAGTGTCTATCCGTTCTATAAGATACTGCTAGATAAAACAAAATTAACGCGACAGCTTGCCGCCATCGTCATTTGTTTTTTGATCATCGTTGTCGTTTTTTTTCCGACCATCTATCTTTCCTTCGTGCTTTCTAAGGAAGCCGTGACCTTATATGAAGATTTGGTTCTGCCTCTCAGCAGCGAGTCGATAAAAGATTTTTTCATGGGCAACGGCCATGTTGCCAGAGCATTGCAAAAATTGAACACGATGCTCGAAGTCGAGGTACATTTCGATAATTTAATTAATGAGATCGTTAGCCAGGTTAGAAATATTTCCGCTCTGGTGATCGTGACGATAAACAATATCGTTGAAAATATCATCAATTTCTTATTCAACTTCATGATCATGATCCTGGTCATTTATGCATTATTGACCGAGGGCATTCCGCTGAAAAAATTTATGTTAAAGCTTTCTCCGCTGCCAGATGATCAGGAAGAATTGATTATCGAGAAATTCAATCAAATGAATTTCGTAACTCTCGTTTGTAATGGAGTCGGCGGATTGATACAAGGTATTTTGGCAGGAATCGGTTTTTGGTTGGCCGGAATCAATCTAGTGGTGTTATGGACGACTATCATGATTATATTGGCGTTCATTCCGTTGTTGGGAATCTCGATAGTCTATATTCCGGCCTGTATCTATCTGGCCAGTAAAGGTCAGATTGTTTCCAGCATCATGCTGTTTATCTATTGTTCTGTGGTGGCGTTTGTCACGGAAAACTGGTTCAAACCCATCTTTATTGGCAATAGAATTCAGATCAATTCGCTGTTTGTGTTGTTCACCATTATCGGTGGGATGACGGTTTTTGGCTTAGGCGGGATTTTCTATGGCCCGATCATTGCGATTCTTTTTTTGACGATGGTCGATTTGTACCATAAATTTTATTCAAGCCAGTGATGACAGAGCGATGACGGCGTTAATTCTCAAAGTCGTCATTGCAAATCCACTGATGATTTGTAAGCAAGAGAATCGAAACCTATTTTTAATTCTGATCATTGGTCTCTAATGCGGAGTTTTGTCGTCTTTGCCGGATACATCTTCGTGATTGCGGTGACGAATACCTGGACCACTATATGATCGAACAACTCGCGGACAGAACCGAAGCGGGAGAATCGGTCGCGGGAGCCTTGTTCATGGGCGGGGCGACTTCTCTGATAGTTATACATACAAATTTTGTGAACGTCCTGTTAGTGTCGGTTTTACTCCTTCAATTTTGACTGAGCAAGTTCGGCCAATTGCTGACACAGAACAGACCTTTATAAATGGCTGCAAACTGGCTCATTGCCGCCAATGATTTTACTTGGGTCAAAATCAAAGGGTTTTAGCTTCCTTTAGTTGTGGCCCAGCAATTTCTGTATAGTGCGAATATCTCTTTGGAACCTGTTGGTAAAGTTGGGCGGACCATATATCCCCCCATTTTTTGACCCATGTTGAATGCGTAGAATACAAAATAGACCTATTCCTATACGTTAGATTTCAGGTCAGGCTTTTAGTACTTGCTCTAATGCCGGGAGATTCCTGGTTGAACCTTTACTTAGTTGAATCCTGAATCAAGGTTTTTATGTCTCGTATCGGAGGAGCGCCGAATAAACGATTGTACTCCCGACTGAACTGGGAGGGACTCTCATAGCCAACCTCGAATGCGGCTTGCGAAGCTTCGAGATGGCTCGTCAACATCAACCGCCGCGCTTCATTCAACCGCATTCTTTTTTGGAATTGAAGCGGACTCATGGCTGTCATGGAACGAAAATGTTTGTGAAAGGCTGAAACACTCAATCCTGCTTTGCCTGCCAACTCTTCGACTTTTACTGGCTTGCTGAAGTTATCCTTAAGCCAATCGATTACCCGGGCGATTTGATAGCCATGATTTCCAATGGTGGAAATTTGTCGCAAGCGTGGCCCCTGCTCACCCGTTAGCAGGCGATAAAAGATTTCCTGTTGAATGAGTGGTGCCAGAGCAGGGATGTCGTCCGGCTGTTCGATAAGGTCGAGCAGCCGATTAAAGGCATCAATCAGAGGGACGGAGACTTCACTGATCGCTATTCCAAGACGGTCTTTTGTTGGGGCCTGCGATGACATGTCATTGTCCAGCATCAGTTGGCCGATCATGCGAAGGTCCAGTTCCATCGTTAATCCCAAGTAAGGCTTTTCGCCACTGGCCTCTAGAATTTGCGCGACCACCGGAAGGTCGACGGAGGTAATGAGAAACCTGTGAGCATCGTAGATATAGACGTCCTCGCCAAGAAACAGACGTTTTCGTCCTTGCCCAATCAGGCAAATGCTTGGAGCGAGCATGTAACTCGTGGGCTCGGTCGGTGCATCCCAACGATGCAGGCTGAGCCCACGAATCGGGGTATCGAGGCTGTTTTTTCCTTCGGTCCATCGCGCAATCCTTTCCGCCATTCTTGCCGCTCCACTGTTGATTCCACTGGTCTTTTCGTTCTGTGTATTTGAACTATCGCTAGCCATTGAACTTCCTAGTCTTTGCATTATCGCTATTGATGCCTGCTAACGAGTCTAGCACCGCCATGTTTGATTCGACAACGCCGATATCTCAAGGCAAATAGAATCAGGCAAGAAAAGAATAGAAACGCGATACCGTGTTTTTTGTTTCACTGCTTAAATGGATGGCGAATCCTATTTAATTGAAAGCGGAGAACCAATCATGCAATTTGAATATCAAAATCCGACCCGTCTCGTTTTTGGTGCCGGCTCTCTGCCCCGCTTGGGCGAAATGGCTGGGCAATATGGCAAGCGCGCATTGCTGGTGACCGGTGGTGGCAGCGTTAAACGCATCGGTACGTTCGACAGGGCACTCAAGAGCTTGAAAGATGCCGGTATCTCGGTATTTGAGTGTGAGGGCGTGGAGCCGAATCCCAGAATCTCATCGGTGAAACGCGGCGCGGCAATCGCACGCGCAAACGAATGCGACCTGGTCGTTGCGCTGGGCGGTGGCAGCACCATGGACGCCGCCAAGGTCATTGCGGCAGCCGTGTTATATGACGGCGATCCATGGGATATGATTTTCCACGGTCAAGCGGCCCCGCATATTCCAACCCAAGCGCTCCCGATGATCGCGGTTCCGACCCTGGCAGCCACCGGTTCCGAGATGAACTGCAGCGCAGTGATTTCCAATGAGGAGACGAAGGAGAAATCCTTTGTCTCGGCAAATTGCCTTTATCCGAAGGTGGCGCTGCTCGACCCCGAATTAACGGTGAGTGTTCCCAAAGACCAAACCGCCTACGGTGTTTGCGACCTGATGACGCATATCACCGAGAGCTACTTCAATGGGGTCGGCGATACGCCAATTCAGGACCGTTTTGCGGAAGGCGTCATTTTGACCGCAATGGAATATGGCCCTAAAGCTATCGCTAACGGCAACGATCTGAATGCGCGTGCGCAGATCCAATGGGCAGCGACCGTCGCATTGAACGGCTGGATTAATTCCGGTAGCGGCGGTGCGGGGTATCCGGTTCACATGATCGAACACACCGTCTCGGCCTATCACGACATTACCCATGGCGCAGGCCTGGCAATCATCAACCCGGCGTGGATGCGATTTGCCGCGCAAATCAACCCGTCTAAGTTTGTTCAGTTTGCCGAACGCATTTTTGGCTTTTCTGCAAACAGCCCGGACGATATAGAGTGCGCTCTCGCCGGAATAGACCGTTTCGAGTCGTTTCTAAAATCCATCGGTTGTCCGACGCATCTATCCGAAATGGGCATCGATGCACAGTTGATCGAGACCTATGCCAAGGAAACCTTGCGGATTATTCATGATGAGAACGGCCGACTGCCGGCCCTTCCGCCAATGACCGAAGCCGATATCGTCTCGGTGTTGCGTGCCGCGGCGTAGTGAACTACCTTGGGAAAAACCCTGTTCTGATTAAACGGTAATCGATAGGAGCTTTTGATATGCCAACGAAAAAGCGTTTTTTTAGCACGATGATGCTTGCCTTGACAGGTTGTGTGACCAAGTTCGGATTGGCGGCCAAAGCGAAGCCTGCTGGCCAAACCTTATATCAAGCCGGCTCGCAAAAGTCTTTCAAAGGACCGGAAGCCTATTTTACCGGCGAGGTTCGGGTCGACATAATATTTCCCGGCAATGAAACAGCCCACTATTCCGGCGCTTATGTTACCTTTCAGCCCGGCGCCAGAACGGCATGGCATCTTCATCCGGCCGGGCAGCATATGGTCGTTACCTCCGGCGTCGCACTTACGGGAACCCGAGACGGCAAAGTCATCGAATTCAACGTAGGCGATGCCGTTTGGTGTCCGCCGAATATCGATCACTGGCACGGTGCGACGCCGGACGAGCAGATGACCCATCTGGTGATCACAGGTAGCCTGGATGATCAAAATGTGGTCTGGAAGGAAAAGGTTAGCGATGCGCAATATTACGCGAGTCGCCAAACGAAGGAGAAGTCCTCGATCAATGTTGATGCTTTGACTGCAAAGCAGCAGAGCATCGTACCGATTGCAGCCTTTACCGCAAGCGGAGACTTGGAGCGATTGAATAAGGCAATAAAAGCCGGACTGAATGCCGGCCTGAGCGTTAATGAAATCAAGGAAATTCAAATTCATCTCTACGCTTACGCCGGATTTCCTCGCGCGTTGAACGGTCTTGCCACGCTGATGACAGTCCTCGACGAGCGAAAAGCCGAGGGCATTCAGGATGAGGCCGGCAAATCGGCAAGTTCGTTGCTCACGGATAAGAGCAGCACCGAATTGGGCAAGGAAGTACAAACCCGGCTGGTCGGCAGGCCGGTTTCCGGACCGCTATTCGATTTTGCGCCCGACATCAATCGGC
Proteins encoded in this region:
- a CDS encoding (R)-mandelonitrile lyase; the protein is MPTKKRFFSTMMLALTGCVTKFGLAAKAKPAGQTLYQAGSQKSFKGPEAYFTGEVRVDIIFPGNETAHYSGAYVTFQPGARTAWHLHPAGQHMVVTSGVALTGTRDGKVIEFNVGDAVWCPPNIDHWHGATPDEQMTHLVITGSLDDQNVVWKEKVSDAQYYASRQTKEKSSINVDALTAKQQSIVPIAAFTASGDLERLNKAIKAGLNAGLSVNEIKEIQIHLYAYAGFPRALNGLATLMTVLDERKAEGIQDEAGKSASSLLTDKSSTELGKEVQTRLVGRPVSGPLFDFAPDINRLLQSHLFGDLFTRGILDDQSREIATLSALASIDGVDSQLKAHVGIASNVGLTQNELTALVTVLKETVGKQEGGRAEQALMAVLSNRSKNP